One Periplaneta americana isolate PAMFEO1 chromosome 8, P.americana_PAMFEO1_priV1, whole genome shotgun sequence genomic region harbors:
- the LOC138704742 gene encoding flavin reductase (NADPH)-like isoform X2 codes for MDNGQEEGVTLRYCRVLSYFQLKVLVRDPSRLREDLRSKVEVIQGDVTNASDVLRTVEGQDAVVVVLGTRDSLSPTTVLSEGMKNIIKAMKETGIELVSVCLSAFLFYNPERVPARFLDLNADHQRMLDCIKESGLKWIAVLPPHFTDDPSSKYTIKHGSAPGRSITKCDLATFLLESLTTPEHYNQLIGIATTA; via the exons ATTTTCAGTTAAAAGTCTTGGTAAGGGACCCTTCTAGACTCCGTGAAGATCTACGAAGCAAAGTTGAAGTAATACAAGGAGATGTGACTAATGCATCAGACGTGCTTCGAACTGTGGAAGGACAGGATGCTGTTGTGGTTGTATTAGGAACCAGAGACAGTCTCA gtcCTACCACAGTACTGTCGGAAggcatgaaaaatattataaaggCCATGAAAGAAACTGGAATAGAACTTGTTTCAGTATGTTTATCAG cATTTTTATTCTACAATCCAGAGAGAGTACCAGCCAGATTTCTTGATTTAAATGCAGATCATCAGAGAATGCTGGATTGCATCAAGGAAAGTGGACTAAAGTGGATTGCTGTTCTGCCTCCACACTTTACGG aTGACCCGAGCAGCAAATATACAATTAAGCATGGATCAGCACCAGGAAGATCAATTACTAAATGTGACCTTGCTACCTTCTTGCTGGAAAGTCTGACAACCCCAGAACACTACAACCAGTTGATTGGCATTGCTACCACTGCTTAG